The Streptomyces sp. SS1-1 genome has a segment encoding these proteins:
- a CDS encoding SGNH/GDSL hydrolase family protein — MLRFMPVGDSITIGSAGEHTWRYRMWQHLRDTYGGPFALVGPRETLYDKATEAPDSYEYADPDFPRAHLAGWGEGWQHMAPLIADAVRAHRADVLLVSLGLIDLGFYTNAEQTAENVRAFVAEARTANPRVRIVVLPVIPNVRATNDAPFAAQVTRFNELLAKAVADLDQPRSPLLLASPPPSYAIDLDTYDGTHPNASGEHKIAAAFADAMHQAWDLGEPYTAV, encoded by the coding sequence ATGCTCAGGTTCATGCCCGTCGGCGACTCCATCACCATCGGCAGCGCCGGCGAACACACATGGCGCTACCGCATGTGGCAGCACCTGCGGGACACCTACGGCGGTCCCTTCGCCCTCGTCGGCCCGCGCGAGACGCTGTACGACAAGGCCACGGAGGCCCCGGACTCGTACGAGTACGCCGACCCCGACTTCCCCCGCGCCCACCTGGCCGGCTGGGGCGAGGGCTGGCAGCACATGGCCCCGCTGATCGCCGACGCGGTCCGCGCGCACCGGGCCGACGTGCTCCTCGTCTCGCTGGGCCTGATCGACCTGGGCTTCTACACGAACGCCGAGCAGACGGCCGAGAACGTGCGGGCCTTCGTCGCCGAGGCCCGCACGGCCAACCCGCGCGTGCGGATCGTCGTACTGCCGGTCATCCCGAACGTGCGGGCCACGAACGACGCCCCCTTCGCCGCGCAGGTCACCCGCTTCAACGAACTCCTCGCGAAGGCGGTCGCCGATCTGGACCAGCCCCGCTCCCCGCTGCTGCTGGCGTCCCCGCCGCCGTCGTACGCCATCGACCTGGACACATACGACGGCACCCACCCGAACGCGAGCGGTGAGCACAAGATCGCCGCCGCCTTCGCGGACGCGATGCACCAGGCGTGGGACCTGGGCGAGCCGTACACCGCTGTGTGA
- a CDS encoding WD40 repeat domain-containing protein yields MRRPLAILAGVLLTGALTLPASAADGAGNEDFTIKDPRITESSGLAASRQHKGIYWTHNDQDTGAYLYAVDSATGKTVARITMTGVGTPRDVEAISMGPDNQLYVGDIGDNDGVEWPYVWVYRLPEPKVLKDQTVRATQYVVKYSDGPRDAESMVVHPKTGRVYIIDKQEEGGHLYVGPEKLSPSGTNVFEPTTPVDLWATDAAFSPDGRRLVVRGYFGGLAYDWNGGKLKRLERVSVPLGQGESVSYSPDGSKIMLGSEGLNSRVVAKDAPGGSESDASSSGGDSASSDGDGGTDGTLKAGAVAVAAVLVVLFALRRLFRRA; encoded by the coding sequence ATGCGCCGACCGCTCGCCATACTCGCCGGGGTCCTGCTCACCGGTGCGCTGACGCTGCCCGCGTCCGCCGCCGACGGAGCCGGGAACGAGGACTTCACGATCAAGGACCCGCGGATCACCGAGTCCAGCGGCCTGGCCGCCTCCCGGCAGCACAAGGGGATCTACTGGACGCACAACGACCAGGACACCGGCGCCTACCTGTACGCCGTCGACAGCGCCACCGGCAAGACGGTCGCCCGGATCACGATGACCGGCGTGGGCACCCCGCGGGACGTGGAGGCGATCTCCATGGGTCCCGACAACCAGCTGTACGTCGGCGACATCGGGGACAACGACGGTGTGGAGTGGCCCTATGTGTGGGTCTACAGGCTGCCCGAGCCGAAGGTCCTGAAGGACCAGACGGTCCGTGCCACGCAGTACGTCGTGAAGTACTCCGACGGCCCCCGGGACGCCGAGTCGATGGTGGTGCACCCGAAGACCGGGCGCGTCTACATCATCGACAAGCAGGAGGAGGGCGGGCACCTGTACGTGGGGCCGGAGAAGCTGTCCCCGTCCGGCACGAACGTCTTCGAGCCGACCACGCCCGTCGACCTGTGGGCCACCGACGCCGCCTTCTCACCGGACGGCAGGAGGCTCGTCGTACGCGGCTACTTCGGGGGGCTCGCCTACGACTGGAACGGCGGGAAGCTCAAGCGCCTGGAGCGGGTCAGCGTGCCGCTCGGGCAGGGGGAGTCGGTGTCGTACTCGCCCGACGGAAGCAAGATCATGCTGGGCAGCGAGGGTCTGAACAGCAGGGTGGTGGCGAAGGACGCGCCGGGAGGCAGCGAGTCCGACGCGTCGTCGTCCGGCGGCGATTCGGCCTCCTCGGACGGCGACGGCGGCACGGACGGCACCCTCAAGGCCGGCGCGGTGGCCGTGGCGGCGGTCCTGGTGGTGCTGTTCGCGCTGCGGAGGCTGTTCCGGCGGGCGTGA
- the thpR gene encoding RNA 2',3'-cyclic phosphodiesterase produces the protein MRLFAAVLPPDDVLRELDTEVAALRELPGADRLRWTASPGRHLTLAFFGEVDDALFPELSARLERAAHRTSPFPLALHGGGQFGHGRALWTGARGDVPALRVLAGRCEAAAVKAGVPMGEHRRYTAHLTLARSRTAVDTRPYVTALADFASRTWTVTELALVRSRLPTSGVPGEQPRYEVVARRPFGGAG, from the coding sequence ATGAGACTCTTCGCCGCCGTGCTGCCCCCGGACGACGTTCTACGGGAACTGGACACCGAGGTCGCCGCCCTGCGGGAGCTGCCCGGTGCCGACCGGCTGCGCTGGACCGCCAGCCCCGGCCGGCACCTCACCCTCGCCTTCTTCGGCGAGGTCGACGACGCGCTGTTCCCCGAACTGTCCGCCCGTCTGGAACGCGCCGCGCACCGGACCTCCCCCTTCCCGCTGGCGCTGCACGGAGGGGGCCAGTTCGGGCACGGGCGGGCCCTGTGGACGGGAGCGCGCGGCGATGTGCCCGCCCTGCGCGTGCTGGCCGGGCGCTGTGAGGCGGCGGCCGTGAAGGCGGGCGTGCCGATGGGGGAGCACCGCCGGTACACGGCCCATCTGACGCTGGCCCGCAGCCGTACCGCCGTGGACACCCGGCCGTATGTGACGGCCCTCGCGGACTTCGCGAGCCGCACCTGGACGGTGACCGAGCTGGCGCTGGTCCGCAGCCGGCTGCCCACCTCCGGCGTGCCGGGCGAGCAGCCCCGCTACGAGGTGGTCGCCCGTCGCCCGTTCGGCGGCGCCGGTTAA
- the serC gene encoding phosphoserine transaminase — MAEIQIPADIKPADGRFGAGPSKVRTEALDALAATGTSLLGTSHRQAPVKNLVGQVREGIKELFSLPDGYEVILGNGGSTAFWDIATHGLIENKSQHLTFGEFSSKFAKAAKLAPWLAEPTVVASDPGTHPEAAAEAGVDVYAFTHNETSTGVAMPIKRVAGADEGALVLVDATSGAGGLPVDIAETDVYYFAPQKSFASDGGLWIGVFSPAAIERAERIHASGRHIPEFFSLPTAIDNSRKNQTYNTPALATLFLLNQQLEWINGQGGLDWAVGRTAASARTLYGWAEDSKYANPFVTDPAKRSQVIGTIDFTDEVDAAAVAKVLRANGIVDTEPYRKLGRNQLRVAMFPAIDPADIEALTKCVDHVIEKL, encoded by the coding sequence GTGGCTGAGATCCAGATTCCCGCTGACATCAAGCCCGCCGACGGTCGTTTCGGCGCGGGCCCCTCCAAGGTGCGGACGGAAGCGCTGGACGCGCTGGCCGCGACCGGTACCTCCCTGCTCGGCACCTCCCACCGCCAGGCCCCGGTGAAGAACCTGGTCGGCCAGGTGCGCGAGGGCATCAAGGAGCTGTTCTCCCTGCCCGACGGGTACGAGGTGATCCTCGGCAACGGCGGCTCCACCGCGTTCTGGGACATCGCGACGCACGGCCTGATCGAGAACAAGTCGCAGCACCTCACGTTCGGCGAGTTCTCCTCCAAGTTCGCCAAGGCCGCGAAGCTGGCCCCCTGGCTGGCCGAGCCGACCGTCGTGGCGAGCGACCCGGGCACGCACCCCGAGGCGGCCGCCGAGGCCGGCGTCGACGTGTACGCCTTCACCCACAACGAGACCTCCACCGGTGTCGCCATGCCGATCAAGCGTGTGGCCGGCGCCGACGAGGGCGCGCTGGTCCTGGTCGACGCGACCTCCGGCGCGGGCGGTCTGCCGGTCGACATCGCCGAGACGGACGTCTACTACTTCGCCCCGCAGAAGTCCTTCGCCTCCGACGGCGGCCTGTGGATCGGCGTGTTCTCCCCGGCCGCGATCGAGCGCGCCGAGCGGATCCACGCCTCCGGCCGCCACATCCCGGAGTTCTTCTCGCTGCCGACGGCGATCGACAACTCCCGCAAGAACCAGACGTACAACACCCCGGCCCTCGCCACCCTGTTCCTGCTGAACCAGCAGCTGGAGTGGATCAACGGCCAGGGCGGCCTGGACTGGGCGGTCGGCCGCACCGCCGCCTCCGCCCGCACCCTGTACGGCTGGGCCGAGGACAGCAAGTACGCCAACCCGTTCGTCACCGACCCGGCCAAGCGCTCGCAGGTCATCGGCACGATCGACTTCACGGACGAGGTGGACGCCGCCGCCGTCGCCAAGGTGCTGCGCGCCAACGGCATCGTCGACACCGAGCCGTACCGCAAGCTCGGCCGCAACCAGCTGCGCGTCGCGATGTTCCCGGCGATCGACCCGGCGGACATCGAGGCCCTGACGAAGTGCGTCGACCACGTCATCGAGAAGCTCTGA
- a CDS encoding aldo/keto reductase, producing the protein MEYTQLGRTGLKVSRLVLGTMNFGPQTDEADSHAIMDAALDAGINFFDTANVYGWGENKGRTEEIIGNWFAQGGDRRDKVVLATKVYGNMGADGEVWPNHDKLSALNIRRAVDASLKRLQTDHIDVYQFHHIDRDTPFDEIWQAIDVLVQQGKILYVGSSNFPGYKIAQANETAARRGGTIGLVSEQCLYNLYERRAEMEVIPAARDYGLGVIPWSPLHGGLLGGVLKKQAEGGRRASGRAADTLADPAARARLQAYEDLLDKHGLEPGEVALAWLLTRPGVTGPIVGPRTAGQLESALRAVELELSQELLDGLDEVFPGPGPSPEAFAW; encoded by the coding sequence ATGGAGTACACGCAGCTCGGACGCACGGGACTCAAGGTCAGCCGACTCGTCCTCGGCACGATGAACTTCGGACCGCAGACCGACGAGGCCGACAGCCACGCGATCATGGACGCGGCGCTGGACGCCGGCATCAACTTCTTCGACACCGCCAACGTCTACGGGTGGGGCGAGAACAAGGGCCGCACCGAGGAGATCATCGGCAACTGGTTCGCCCAGGGCGGCGACCGGCGCGACAAGGTCGTCCTCGCCACCAAGGTGTACGGCAACATGGGCGCCGACGGCGAGGTCTGGCCCAACCACGACAAGCTCTCCGCGCTGAACATCCGGCGCGCGGTCGACGCCAGCCTGAAGCGGCTCCAGACCGACCACATCGACGTCTACCAGTTCCACCACATCGACCGGGACACCCCGTTCGACGAGATCTGGCAGGCGATCGACGTACTGGTGCAGCAGGGCAAGATCCTCTACGTCGGGTCCTCCAACTTCCCCGGATACAAGATCGCCCAGGCCAACGAGACCGCCGCCCGGCGCGGCGGCACCATCGGCCTGGTCAGCGAGCAGTGCCTGTACAACCTCTACGAGCGCCGCGCCGAGATGGAGGTGATCCCCGCAGCCCGGGACTACGGCCTCGGAGTCATCCCCTGGTCGCCGCTGCACGGCGGACTGCTGGGCGGGGTGCTGAAGAAGCAGGCCGAGGGCGGGCGCCGGGCGTCCGGGCGGGCGGCGGACACCCTCGCCGACCCGGCGGCGCGCGCCCGCCTGCAGGCGTACGAGGACCTGCTCGACAAGCACGGTCTGGAGCCCGGCGAGGTCGCCCTGGCCTGGCTGCTCACCCGGCCCGGCGTCACGGGCCCGATCGTCGGCCCCCGCACGGCCGGTCAGCTGGAGTCGGCGCTGCGGGCCGTGGAGCTGGAGCTGAGCCAGGAGCTGCTGGACGGGCTGGACGAGGTGTTCCCGGGCCCGGGACCGTCACCGGAGGCGTTCGCCTGGTAG
- a CDS encoding Uma2 family endonuclease: MTVLEDRIAMADDNAQRLDQWFELIERMVPEGHKAEVVEGAVHMVPQRDTHWEITRRIIHALEDRFGRDINVKSDVRIDFPGFENGFCPDVMKLRDDAERDPERGWRHEDVEFVAAVISRGTGMNDYGPKKAAYAEAGVPVYLVADPYQGRCHLFTDPKDGEYRTESRYDFGERMDLTHTPLDLALDTATFPRD; this comes from the coding sequence ATGACCGTCCTCGAAGACAGGATCGCGATGGCCGACGACAACGCCCAGCGCCTCGACCAGTGGTTCGAGCTGATTGAGCGGATGGTCCCCGAGGGTCACAAAGCCGAGGTCGTCGAGGGGGCCGTCCACATGGTGCCGCAGCGGGACACGCACTGGGAGATCACTCGCCGGATCATCCACGCGCTGGAGGACAGGTTCGGCAGGGACATCAACGTGAAGTCGGACGTACGCATCGACTTCCCCGGCTTCGAGAACGGCTTCTGCCCCGACGTGATGAAGCTGCGTGACGACGCGGAACGCGACCCGGAGCGCGGCTGGCGCCACGAGGACGTCGAATTCGTCGCCGCGGTCATCTCCCGTGGGACCGGCATGAACGACTACGGCCCGAAGAAGGCCGCGTACGCGGAGGCCGGGGTTCCCGTCTACCTCGTCGCCGATCCCTACCAGGGCCGCTGCCACCTCTTCACCGACCCCAAGGACGGCGAGTACCGCACGGAGTCCAGGTACGACTTCGGCGAGCGGATGGATCTGACCCACACCCCCCTCGACCTCGCCCTCGACACGGCCACGTTCCCCCGCGACTAG
- a CDS encoding alpha/beta hydrolase: MRRSAAVLCGATVVLAGTLTAVPASASASHSANTALATAAAKVTWKKCGTDDTPTLQCGSIKVPLDYAKPHGKQIKLALSRVPHTARKSQGPLLVNPGGPGGSGLGLAEFVASSLPKAVAAQYDVIGFDPRGVGESEPAIDCRPGHFDPVRPDAVPSTPALEKANLERTKAFAKACGTKYAAVLPYIDTVSAVKDMDSIRKGLGASKINYFGYSYGTYLGAVYAKLFPERVRRLVLDSIVDPTGVWYEDNIQQDYAFDKRHKAFTAWVAKYDSTYKLGTSAKKIEAKWYAMRAALAKKPAGGKVGASELEDIFIPGGYYNGYWPTLAKTFSAYVNKHDTAALVKAYDNIAAIDASGDNGYSVYAAVQCRDASWPRDWKQWRKDTWAVHEKAPFMAWNNAWYNAPCAFWPTKTLKPVNVSNSKLPPVLLFQATDDAATPYQGGVTMHRLLKNSSLVVEQGGGNHGITLSGNACLDKHLAAYLTNGKVPHGKGVADAVCAKLPDPTPQPATAQKAAAGNSLRALLSSAR; this comes from the coding sequence ATGAGAAGAAGCGCAGCCGTACTGTGCGGCGCCACGGTCGTCCTGGCCGGGACGCTCACCGCCGTCCCCGCCAGCGCCAGCGCGTCCCACTCCGCGAACACCGCCCTGGCCACCGCCGCGGCGAAGGTCACCTGGAAGAAGTGCGGGACGGACGACACCCCGACACTCCAGTGCGGATCGATCAAGGTGCCGCTCGACTACGCGAAGCCGCACGGGAAGCAGATCAAGCTGGCCCTCTCCCGCGTGCCGCACACCGCGCGCAAATCCCAGGGCCCGCTGCTCGTCAACCCCGGCGGCCCGGGCGGAAGCGGACTGGGGCTGGCCGAGTTCGTCGCCTCCTCCCTGCCCAAGGCGGTCGCCGCCCAGTACGACGTCATCGGCTTCGACCCGCGCGGCGTGGGCGAGAGCGAGCCCGCCATCGACTGCAGGCCGGGCCACTTCGACCCCGTGCGCCCCGACGCCGTGCCGAGCACCCCGGCGCTGGAGAAGGCCAACCTGGAGCGCACCAAGGCCTTCGCCAAGGCCTGCGGCACGAAGTACGCGGCCGTCCTGCCCTACATCGACACGGTCAGCGCCGTGAAGGACATGGACTCGATCCGCAAGGGCCTAGGCGCGTCGAAGATCAACTACTTCGGCTACTCGTACGGCACCTACCTCGGCGCCGTCTACGCCAAGCTGTTCCCCGAGCGGGTGCGGCGCCTGGTGCTGGACTCGATCGTCGACCCGACCGGTGTCTGGTACGAGGACAACATCCAGCAGGACTACGCCTTCGACAAGCGGCACAAGGCGTTCACGGCGTGGGTCGCCAAGTACGACTCCACGTACAAGCTCGGCACCAGCGCGAAGAAGATCGAGGCCAAGTGGTACGCCATGCGGGCGGCCCTGGCGAAGAAGCCGGCCGGCGGCAAGGTCGGCGCCTCCGAGCTGGAGGACATCTTCATACCGGGCGGCTACTACAACGGCTACTGGCCGACGCTCGCCAAGACGTTCTCGGCGTACGTCAACAAGCACGACACGGCGGCGCTGGTCAAGGCGTACGACAACATCGCCGCGATCGACGCCTCCGGTGACAACGGCTACAGCGTCTACGCGGCCGTGCAGTGCCGTGACGCCTCCTGGCCGCGCGACTGGAAGCAGTGGCGCAAGGACACCTGGGCGGTGCACGAGAAGGCCCCGTTCATGGCGTGGAACAACGCCTGGTACAACGCGCCGTGCGCGTTCTGGCCGACGAAGACGCTGAAGCCGGTGAACGTCTCCAACAGCAAGCTCCCGCCGGTGCTGCTGTTCCAGGCGACGGACGACGCGGCCACGCCCTACCAGGGCGGTGTCACCATGCACCGGCTGCTGAAGAACTCCAGCCTGGTGGTGGAGCAGGGCGGCGGCAACCACGGCATCACGCTGAGCGGCAACGCCTGCCTCGACAAGCACCTCGCGGCATACCTCACCAACGGCAAGGTCCCGCACGGCAAGGGCGTGGCCGACGCGGTGTGCGCCAAGCTCCCCGACCCCACCCCGCAGCCGGCGACGGCGCAGAAGGCGGCGGCGGGCAACAGCCTGCGCGCCCTGCTGAGTTCCGCGCGGTGA
- a CDS encoding FAD-binding and (Fe-S)-binding domain-containing protein, producing MAELETELRAAVRGEVGFDVTSRALTTMDASNYRRVPLGVVAPRDAGDVAAALAVCREHGVPVVARGGGTSIAGQATGTGVVLDFTRHMDRLLSLDPETRTAVVQPGLVLDRLQEAAAPHGLRFGPDPSTHSRCTLGGMIGNNSCGSHSVAWGTTADSVRELEVLTARGERLRLGRDWAGAPEGLRALVEGDLARLRTGFPELPRRISGYALDALLPENGADVARSFCGSEGTLGVLTEAVVTLVPAPRARALAVLAYADESAAAEAAAGLLPLGPLTVEGMAADLVPASAALPRGGAWLFVETGGESEGEARARAEAVVRAADVVDAAVVTDPAGQRALWRLREDASGTATRMPDGAEAWPGWEDCAVPPARLGAYLREFRALLAAHGLRGAPYGHFGDGCIHVRIDFDLLTERGVGRFRRFSEELAALVVAHGGSLSGEHGDGQARAELLPRMYGQETVRLFERAKGVWDPDGLLNPGMLVRPAPLDANLRFAVLPREPVDVAFGYPADGGDFTAAVRRCVGVAKCRTTSVSGSAVMCPSFRATGAEEHSTRGRARLLHEMLAGELVTDGWRSDEVRDALDLCLACKGCRSDCPVGVDMATYKAEFLHHHYAGRRRPAAHHSMGRLPRWLRLVDRTRTAALVNSLAAVPPLARLARRLGGIAPERRLPRLATRTFSRWWETREQPAAPAGGELVVLWPDTFTEHLSPSVGRAAVRVLEAAGLRVALPPTVRMTPSGRGGGLAVPMDPLSVLRGRERVCCGLTYVSTGQLDRARAVLRRTLDLVEPLLERDTPVVVLEPSCGASLRTDLPELLHDDPRARRLADRVLTFAEALERYAPGWTPPRIGRQAAGQTHCHQHAVLGDAPDRRLREAAGLTGELSGGCCGLAGNFGFEKGHYDMSVACAEEQLLPAVRDAGEDAVVLADGYSCRTQLAQLAGVRGRHLAEVLADALETGGLGRPGADGPAGDERDGGRA from the coding sequence ATGGCCGAACTGGAGACGGAACTGCGCGCGGCGGTCCGGGGCGAGGTCGGGTTCGACGTCACGTCCCGCGCGCTGACGACGATGGACGCGTCCAACTACCGGCGTGTCCCGCTGGGGGTGGTGGCCCCCCGGGACGCCGGCGACGTCGCCGCCGCGCTGGCGGTGTGCCGGGAGCACGGGGTGCCGGTGGTGGCGCGCGGCGGGGGCACGTCCATCGCCGGACAGGCCACCGGCACCGGGGTCGTGCTGGACTTCACCCGGCACATGGACCGGCTGCTGTCGCTGGACCCGGAGACACGCACCGCCGTCGTGCAGCCCGGACTGGTCCTCGACCGGCTCCAGGAAGCCGCAGCCCCGCACGGACTGCGGTTCGGGCCCGACCCGTCCACGCACAGCCGCTGCACCCTCGGCGGCATGATCGGCAACAACTCCTGCGGGTCGCACTCCGTGGCGTGGGGGACGACCGCCGACAGCGTGCGCGAGCTGGAGGTGCTCACCGCGCGCGGCGAACGGCTGCGCCTCGGCCGTGACTGGGCGGGCGCGCCCGAGGGGCTGCGTGCCCTGGTGGAGGGCGACCTGGCGCGGCTGCGGACCGGCTTCCCGGAGCTGCCCCGCCGGATCTCCGGGTACGCCCTCGACGCGCTGCTGCCCGAGAACGGCGCCGACGTGGCCCGCTCGTTCTGCGGCAGCGAGGGCACCCTCGGCGTGCTCACCGAGGCCGTCGTGACGCTCGTGCCGGCGCCCCGCGCGCGAGCGCTCGCGGTGCTGGCGTACGCCGACGAGAGCGCCGCCGCCGAGGCGGCCGCAGGACTGCTGCCGCTGGGGCCGCTCACCGTGGAGGGCATGGCCGCCGACCTCGTGCCGGCGTCGGCCGCGCTGCCCCGGGGCGGCGCCTGGCTGTTCGTGGAGACGGGCGGGGAGTCCGAGGGCGAGGCACGCGCGCGTGCGGAGGCGGTCGTGCGTGCCGCCGACGTGGTGGACGCGGCGGTCGTCACCGACCCGGCCGGGCAGCGGGCCCTGTGGCGGCTGCGGGAGGACGCCAGCGGCACGGCGACCCGGATGCCGGACGGCGCGGAGGCGTGGCCCGGCTGGGAGGACTGCGCGGTGCCTCCGGCGCGGCTCGGCGCCTATCTGCGGGAGTTCCGGGCGCTGCTGGCCGCCCACGGGCTGCGCGGGGCGCCGTACGGGCACTTCGGGGACGGCTGCATCCACGTCCGGATCGACTTCGACCTGCTCACCGAGCGGGGCGTCGGCCGCTTCCGGCGCTTCTCCGAGGAACTGGCCGCCCTGGTCGTCGCGCACGGCGGCTCGCTGTCCGGGGAGCACGGCGACGGGCAGGCACGGGCCGAACTGCTGCCGAGGATGTACGGGCAGGAGACGGTCCGGCTGTTCGAGCGCGCCAAGGGCGTGTGGGACCCGGACGGCCTGCTCAACCCGGGGATGCTGGTGCGCCCGGCGCCCCTCGACGCGAACCTGCGCTTCGCGGTCCTGCCCCGCGAGCCCGTCGACGTCGCCTTCGGCTACCCGGCGGACGGCGGCGACTTCACGGCGGCCGTCCGCCGCTGCGTCGGCGTCGCCAAGTGCCGTACGACGTCGGTGTCCGGGTCCGCCGTGATGTGCCCGTCGTTCCGGGCGACCGGGGCCGAGGAGCACTCCACGCGCGGGCGTGCCCGGCTGCTCCACGAGATGCTCGCCGGGGAACTGGTGACCGACGGGTGGCGCTCGGACGAGGTGCGTGACGCGCTGGATCTGTGCCTGGCCTGCAAGGGGTGCCGCTCCGACTGTCCGGTCGGGGTGGACATGGCCACGTACAAGGCGGAGTTCCTGCACCACCACTACGCAGGCCGGCGCCGGCCCGCCGCGCACCACAGCATGGGGCGGCTGCCCCGCTGGCTGCGCCTGGTGGACCGGACGCGGACGGCGGCCCTGGTCAACTCCCTCGCCGCCGTCCCGCCGCTGGCACGGCTGGCGCGACGGCTCGGCGGGATCGCGCCCGAGCGGCGGCTCCCGAGGCTCGCGACCCGCACCTTCAGCCGCTGGTGGGAGACGCGGGAGCAGCCCGCGGCCCCGGCGGGCGGGGAGCTGGTCGTGCTGTGGCCGGACACCTTCACCGAGCATCTGTCGCCGTCCGTCGGGCGGGCGGCCGTCCGGGTGCTGGAGGCGGCCGGGCTGCGGGTCGCGCTGCCGCCGACGGTGCGCATGACCCCGTCCGGGCGGGGCGGGGGCCTCGCGGTGCCGATGGACCCGCTGTCCGTGCTGCGCGGCCGGGAGCGGGTCTGCTGCGGCCTGACGTACGTCTCCACCGGCCAGCTCGACCGGGCCCGCGCGGTGCTGCGGCGCACGCTGGACCTCGTGGAACCGCTGCTGGAACGGGACACGCCGGTCGTCGTCCTGGAGCCGAGCTGCGGGGCGTCCCTGCGCACGGACCTGCCCGAGCTGCTGCACGACGACCCCCGCGCCCGGCGCCTCGCCGACCGCGTATTGACCTTCGCGGAGGCCCTGGAGCGGTACGCGCCCGGCTGGACGCCGCCCCGGATCGGACGGCAGGCGGCCGGGCAGACCCACTGCCACCAGCACGCCGTCCTCGGTGACGCGCCCGACCGGCGGCTGCGGGAGGCGGCCGGGCTGACCGGCGAGCTGAGCGGCGGCTGCTGCGGCCTCGCGGGGAACTTCGGGTTCGAGAAGGGGCACTACGACATGTCCGTGGCGTGCGCGGAGGAGCAGCTGCTGCCTGCGGTGCGGGACGCCGGGGAGGACGCCGTCGTCCTGGCGGACGGCTACTCCTGCCGGACCCAGCTGGCGCAGCTCGCGGGCGTGCGGGGCCGCCATCTGGCCGAGGTCCTCGCGGACGCGCTGGAGACGGGGGGATTGGGCCGTCCGGGAGCGGACGGACCCGCAGGAGATGAGCGGGACGGGGGCCGCGCCTAG
- a CDS encoding MFS transporter produces the protein MSSGPGADSAPAPTTHDSPPAPERRSSMFSSLRIRNYRLFFLGQVVSNTGTWMQRIAQDWLVLSLTGSATAVGITTALQFLPMLLLGLYGGVLVDRLPKRPTLIVTQSAMALTGIALAALTLTGHVQVWHVYLAALFVGLATVLDNPARQSFVSEMVGPGQLQNAVSLNSANFQSARLVGPAVAGLMITGVGTGWAFLANGLSFVAPITGLLMMRARELHVVERAPRRKGQLREGLHYVAGRPDLIWTIVLAGFVSTFGFNFPVFLSAFADDVFDAGAGSYSLFNTLMAVGSLAGALLAARRGTARMRVLIAGAVAFGTMEIVAAVAPSMWLFAVLMVPIGMFGMTVNVTANSSIQMGTDPSMRGRVMALYMMVFMGGAPIGAPIAGWVTDAYGVRAGLASGGAVTAAAAVAVALVLARVGGLRLAVGWCHGHPKVRFVPRERERLATAA, from the coding sequence TTGAGTTCGGGACCCGGAGCAGACTCCGCCCCCGCACCGACCACCCACGACTCCCCGCCCGCCCCCGAGCGCCGCTCCTCGATGTTCAGCTCGCTCCGGATCCGGAACTACCGGCTGTTCTTCCTCGGCCAGGTCGTCTCCAACACCGGCACCTGGATGCAGCGCATCGCCCAGGACTGGCTGGTGCTCAGCCTCACCGGCTCCGCCACCGCCGTCGGCATCACCACGGCCCTGCAGTTCCTGCCCATGCTGCTGCTCGGACTGTACGGCGGCGTCCTCGTCGACCGGCTGCCCAAGCGCCCCACGCTGATCGTCACGCAGTCCGCGATGGCCCTCACCGGCATCGCGCTGGCCGCCCTCACCCTCACCGGACACGTCCAGGTCTGGCACGTCTACCTGGCCGCCCTCTTCGTCGGCCTCGCGACCGTCCTCGACAACCCGGCCCGGCAGTCGTTCGTCTCCGAGATGGTCGGCCCCGGCCAGCTCCAGAACGCCGTCAGCCTCAACTCCGCGAACTTCCAGTCCGCCCGGCTCGTCGGCCCCGCCGTGGCCGGCCTGATGATCACCGGCGTCGGCACCGGCTGGGCGTTCCTCGCGAACGGCCTGTCCTTCGTCGCGCCCATCACCGGGCTGCTCATGATGCGGGCCCGCGAGCTGCACGTCGTCGAACGGGCGCCGCGCCGCAAGGGACAGCTGCGCGAGGGCCTGCACTATGTCGCCGGGCGCCCGGACCTGATCTGGACCATCGTCCTCGCCGGGTTCGTCAGCACCTTCGGCTTCAACTTCCCGGTCTTCCTGTCCGCCTTCGCCGACGACGTCTTCGACGCGGGCGCCGGCTCCTACAGCCTCTTCAACACCCTGATGGCCGTCGGCTCCCTCGCCGGGGCGCTGCTCGCCGCCCGGCGCGGCACGGCCCGGATGCGGGTGCTGATCGCCGGGGCCGTCGCCTTCGGCACGATGGAGATCGTGGCGGCCGTCGCCCCCTCGATGTGGCTGTTCGCCGTGCTCATGGTGCCCATCGGCATGTTCGGCATGACGGTCAACGTCACCGCCAACAGCAGCATCCAGATGGGCACCGACCCGAGCATGCGCGGCCGGGTGATGGCCCTCTACATGATGGTCTTCATGGGCGGCGCCCCCATCGGCGCGCCGATCGCCGGCTGGGTCACGGACGCGTACGGCGTCCGGGCCGGCCTCGCCTCGGGCGGCGCCGTCACCGCCGCCGCGGCCGTCGCGGTCGCCCTGGTCCTGGCCCGCGTCGGCGGACTGCGCCTCGCCGTCGGCTGGTGCCACGGGCACCCGAAGGTGCGGTTCGTGCCGCGCGAGCGCGAGCGGCTGGCCACGGCCGCCTGA